A single genomic interval of Alkalibacter saccharofermentans DSM 14828 harbors:
- a CDS encoding permease — MLEFLNDAWSLLTSMLKFEWLYNLTESLVENVFNLSMETKLGSAIHFFIYDVIKILMLLSIMIFIISYVRSYFPPERTKKMLEKVGGIKGNIMASLLGTVTPFCSCSSVPIFIGFVESGVRLGATFSFLITSPLINQGAIVVLLAAFGWRVVALYILMGVLIGIIGGTLIGKLNLENEVEGYVYEISSKEVEIQQMTKRDRVEYAVEEVKSIVSHVWIYLMIGIGLGAAIHGWAPEEILTRYAGPDNPFAVLVGVAIGIPLYADVIGTIPIAEALIAKGMGMGTALSFMMSVAAMSVPAMILLRKVIKPKLLAVFIIITGSGIILVGYFFNLILH; from the coding sequence ATGCTTGAATTTTTAAACGACGCATGGAGCTTGCTCACAAGCATGCTTAAGTTTGAATGGCTTTACAATTTAACAGAATCACTGGTAGAAAACGTATTTAATTTGTCTATGGAGACGAAGCTTGGTTCAGCGATACATTTTTTTATTTACGATGTAATCAAAATTCTTATGCTCCTTAGTATAATGATATTTATAATATCATATGTGAGAAGCTACTTCCCTCCGGAACGGACTAAGAAAATGCTTGAAAAAGTCGGTGGCATAAAGGGAAACATCATGGCATCGCTCCTTGGCACCGTCACACCCTTTTGTTCATGCTCATCTGTGCCTATTTTCATAGGTTTTGTAGAGAGCGGCGTACGACTGGGTGCCACCTTCTCGTTTCTTATTACCTCTCCTCTGATCAATCAAGGGGCAATAGTGGTTCTGTTGGCGGCATTTGGCTGGAGAGTCGTGGCTTTGTATATACTGATGGGTGTTTTAATAGGAATTATCGGGGGTACCCTGATAGGCAAGCTTAACCTTGAAAACGAAGTCGAAGGCTATGTCTATGAGATATCTTCAAAGGAAGTTGAAATACAACAAATGACCAAAAGAGACAGGGTTGAATATGCTGTTGAAGAAGTTAAGAGCATAGTTAGCCATGTCTGGATTTATCTGATGATCGGAATTGGTCTTGGTGCTGCAATACACGGTTGGGCTCCGGAAGAGATATTGACAAGATACGCAGGTCCTGACAACCCCTTTGCCGTTCTTGTAGGTGTTGCCATTGGGATTCCACTTTATGCCGATGTCATCGGAACTATACCAATCGCTGAAGCCCTAATAGCCAAGGGTATGGGAATGGGCACCGCGCTTTCTTTTATGATGTCGGTTGCCGCCATGTCCGTGCCTGCCATGATACTTCTTAGAAAAGTAATAAAGCCGAAGCTCTTGGCAGTATTTATCATCATAACAGGCTCAGGAATAATTCTTGTAGGATATTTTTTCAATTTAATACTTCATTAA
- a CDS encoding thioredoxin family protein, with protein MEIKVLGTGCKKCKTLEENVKKALEAANIEASIEKVEDLKDIMEYGVMNTPALVINGEVKSTGKVLKPAEIQKLF; from the coding sequence ATGGAAATCAAAGTTTTAGGAACAGGATGTAAAAAGTGCAAAACACTCGAGGAAAATGTAAAAAAAGCACTTGAAGCCGCCAACATAGAAGCCAGCATTGAAAAAGTGGAGGATTTAAAAGACATCATGGAATACGGTGTCATGAACACTCCTGCACTTGTAATAAATGGCGAGGTTAAGAGCACGGGCAAGGTATTAAAGCCTGCAGAAATCCAAAAACTATTTTAA
- a CDS encoding ABC transporter ATP-binding protein: MIPVLELKNIHKSYRRKNSTVQAVKGVEFKIFPGECLGLVGESGCGKSTLAKLITASESADRGEIYIKGNKILEGGKNSHKMICETVQMVFQVPVTSFNPRQRLGNSIMEGMINRGIGKKEARDRAGEYLEICGLAKEYAERYPHQVSGGECQRASFARAIAVNPSLLICDEATSALDVTIQAQIIKLIGKLKKENNTAYLFISHDIAVVQEICDRMIIMHQGQIVEEGRPDEIISNPKNEYTKILIDSCL, from the coding sequence ATGATACCTGTACTGGAACTTAAGAATATCCATAAAAGCTATCGCAGAAAAAACAGCACTGTGCAAGCAGTCAAGGGCGTGGAGTTTAAGATTTTTCCCGGAGAGTGTCTTGGACTTGTAGGTGAAAGCGGCTGCGGCAAAAGCACTCTTGCAAAACTCATAACAGCATCTGAGTCTGCAGACAGAGGAGAAATTTATATTAAAGGCAATAAAATACTTGAAGGAGGTAAAAACTCACATAAGATGATTTGCGAAACGGTGCAGATGGTTTTCCAAGTACCTGTAACCTCATTTAACCCGAGACAAAGGCTTGGAAACAGCATTATGGAGGGTATGATAAATCGTGGGATCGGTAAAAAAGAGGCTCGTGATAGAGCTGGTGAATACTTGGAAATCTGCGGGCTTGCGAAAGAGTACGCAGAAAGGTATCCTCATCAAGTCAGCGGAGGAGAATGCCAGCGAGCGTCTTTTGCAAGGGCGATAGCGGTAAATCCAAGCCTTCTGATCTGCGACGAAGCAACCAGCGCCCTGGATGTTACGATACAGGCTCAAATAATCAAGCTGATTGGAAAACTAAAAAAAGAGAACAATACTGCGTACCTGTTCATCAGTCATGATATAGCGGTGGTACAGGAAATCTGCGACAGGATGATTATCATGCATCAAGGCCAGATCGTGGAAGAAGGTAGGCCGGACGAAATAATATCAAACCCGAAGAATGAGTACACAAAAATATTGATAGATTCTTGCTTGTAA
- a CDS encoding ABC transporter ATP-binding protein gives MTKPLFEMRQVEVSYNGEPVVFDMNLKLDKGEVLGIVGESGSGKSTLAKAAMGLLGSEGSVTKGSIIFKGNTLLDMSKESLRRLRGPHMGMIFQNCESALCPLRTIGDQLFEALQEHGQRNRKDAREQALVMFKKMNLHDGNRILKSYPFELSGGMNQRVGIAMAMMFKPELLIADEPTSALDVISQAKVVEEITSLREEYGISMVIITHNIGLVSKIADKIAVMHQGRLVEYGDAGAVINNPKEDYTQKLIQSVPRIRKG, from the coding sequence ATGACCAAGCCATTATTTGAAATGCGTCAAGTCGAAGTGAGCTATAACGGGGAACCTGTGGTTTTTGATATGAATCTAAAACTTGACAAAGGAGAAGTACTGGGAATCGTTGGAGAATCAGGCAGCGGAAAAAGCACTCTGGCGAAGGCAGCCATGGGTCTTTTGGGAAGCGAAGGCAGCGTAACCAAAGGAAGCATCATCTTTAAAGGAAACACTCTATTGGATATGTCCAAGGAGTCTTTAAGACGGTTAAGAGGACCCCATATGGGGATGATATTCCAAAACTGCGAAAGTGCGCTGTGCCCTCTTCGAACAATTGGCGATCAATTATTTGAGGCTTTGCAGGAGCATGGGCAAAGGAATCGTAAAGATGCCAGAGAACAAGCACTTGTGATGTTTAAGAAAATGAATTTGCATGATGGTAACCGGATCTTAAAAAGCTATCCTTTTGAACTTTCCGGCGGAATGAATCAAAGAGTGGGGATTGCCATGGCGATGATGTTTAAACCGGAGCTGCTAATTGCCGATGAGCCCACCTCGGCACTAGACGTGATATCACAAGCCAAGGTCGTTGAGGAAATAACCAGTTTAAGGGAAGAATATGGAATATCCATGGTTATTATCACCCACAATATAGGACTCGTGTCTAAGATTGCCGATAAAATAGCCGTGATGCACCAGGGACGACTTGTGGAATATGGTGATGCTGGCGCTGTTATAAATAATCCCAAAGAAGACTACACACAAAAATTGATTCAGTCCGTACCAAGAATCAGGAAAGGGTAA